Proteins encoded by one window of Chrysiogenia bacterium:
- a CDS encoding PDZ domain-containing protein produces MRFKKSQQAGNVLRGTKVTRSARLLASFVVALLALLAFGPESGARPRPKAQVLASAPVTTAAFQRISASYIDPSRFDFEVGLDDALRAMEALVPEFQADYKPGDTVLKAQMNLARKTFNVSYLSSIPATLDILKKVYVFIEENLESEVDLHDVEYVAVNGFMNILDPHSRLLAPDIYREFMVTTSGSFGGIGIVVGVRENKLTVVSPLDDTPAARAGMRAGDEIIRIEDESTENMPLDEAVKRLRGPEGTDVNMTIQREGEAKPIEVSLTRARIEIKSVSYELLPGNVGYVRLTSFQEISARDLKDALAAMQGEVSGADKFKGLVLDLRNNPGGLLDQAIQVSDLFLESGDIVSTVTRMSRKPERAHHFRTEPDYPIVVLVNEGSAS; encoded by the coding sequence ATGCGATTCAAGAAATCCCAACAAGCAGGAAATGTCCTGCGCGGCACCAAAGTGACCCGATCGGCGCGCTTGCTGGCCAGCTTTGTGGTTGCGCTGCTGGCGCTGCTCGCCTTCGGGCCCGAATCGGGAGCCCGGCCGCGCCCCAAGGCGCAGGTCCTCGCCAGCGCGCCGGTAACCACCGCCGCATTTCAGCGGATCTCCGCCTCCTACATCGATCCCTCGCGCTTTGATTTCGAGGTTGGTCTCGACGATGCGTTGCGTGCCATGGAAGCCCTCGTTCCCGAGTTCCAGGCCGACTACAAGCCCGGCGACACGGTGCTCAAGGCCCAGATGAATCTGGCGCGCAAGACCTTCAACGTCTCCTATCTGAGTTCGATCCCTGCAACTCTCGACATTCTCAAAAAGGTCTACGTTTTCATCGAAGAGAATCTCGAGAGCGAGGTGGACCTGCACGATGTCGAATACGTTGCGGTCAACGGGTTCATGAACATCCTGGACCCGCACTCGCGACTTCTTGCACCGGATATTTATCGCGAGTTCATGGTGACCACCTCGGGTTCCTTCGGCGGAATCGGCATCGTGGTCGGCGTGCGCGAGAACAAGCTCACGGTGGTCAGCCCGCTCGACGATACGCCGGCGGCCCGCGCAGGAATGCGTGCGGGGGACGAAATCATCCGAATTGAGGATGAATCGACTGAGAATATGCCCCTCGATGAAGCCGTCAAGCGCCTGCGCGGTCCCGAGGGTACTGACGTCAACATGACCATCCAGCGCGAGGGTGAGGCCAAACCCATCGAGGTTTCACTCACCCGCGCGCGCATCGAGATCAAATCGGTGAGTTACGAACTGCTGCCCGGCAACGTGGGCTACGTGCGGCTCACGAGTTTCCAGGAAATCAGTGCTCGCGATCTCAAAGACGCGCTCGCCGCCATGCAGGGCGAGGTGTCCGGCGCCGACAAATTCAAGGGTCTGGTGCTCGACCTGCGCAACAATCCCGGCGGCTTGCTCGATCAGGCCATTCAGGTTTCCGACCTGTTTCTGGAGAGCGGCGACATTGTCTCGACCGTGACTCGCATGAGCCGCAAGCCCGAACGCGCGCATCATTTCCGCACAGAGCCCGACTATCCGATTGTCGTGCTGGTGAACGAGGGCAGCGCCTC